A single window of Melospiza georgiana isolate bMelGeo1 chromosome 6, bMelGeo1.pri, whole genome shotgun sequence DNA harbors:
- the TP53I11 gene encoding tumor protein p53-inducible protein 11: protein MAAKQPPPLMKKHSQTDLVSRLKTRKILGVGGEDDDGEVHRSKISQVLGNEIKFAVREPLGLRVWQLVSAVMFSGVAVMALAFPDQLFDAIFEEESVSSKTPIRLYGGALLSIALIMWNALYTAEKAIIRWSLLAEACYFAVQFLVTTVSLVESSRIATGAVLLLVSRALFILISIYYYYQVGRRPKKV, encoded by the exons atGGCGGCGAAGCAGCCCCCGCCGCTGATGAAGAAGCACAGCCAGACCGACCTGGTGAGCAGGCTGAAGACCCGCAAAATCCTGGGCGTCGGTGGGGAGGATGATGACGGCGAGGTCCATCGCTCAAAG ATTAGCCAAGTATTGGGAAATGAAATCAAGTTTGCAGTCCGGGAACCACTAGGACTCAG GGTCTGGCAGCTTGTTTCCGCCGTCATGTTTTCCGGGGTTGCTGTCATG GCCCTCGCTTTCCCTGACCAGCTCTTCGATGCCATCTTTGAGGAGGAATCGGTGAGCAGCAAGACTCCCATCCGGCTCTATGGAGGAGCCCTCCTCA GCATCGCGCTCATCATGTGGAACGCCCTGTACACCGCCGAGAAGGCCATCATCCGCTGGAGCCTGCTGGCCGAGGCCTGCTACTTCGCCGTGCAGTTCCTCG TTACCACTGTCTCCCTGGTTGAGAGTAGCCGGATAGCCACAGGTGCCGTGCTCCTCCTGGTCAGCCGAGCCCTCTTCATCCTCATCagcatttattattattaccaaGTTGGACGTCGTCCCAAGAAAGTCTAG